TCTTTTACAACAAAGCTTAGAACTACTTAATAAGTTGGCACCATTTTTGAGAAAACCCACTCCATCCTATCATTAGTGAAAAAGGCATCTCAGTTGGAAGAAACGTTCACCGAATCAATATTCTAAACCCTTTTTTATCACTACTCAAAACATCAGCATATATCAGCATCAAAATGCTTTGGAATTTTTACGTTAATTAATACCAATGAGTATTTCCTATTTGGTATGATGGGTTTGGTAATGATATTTTAATGGGACGCACCGACAGCTGATGAACTTTTTTGACTTATGGAATTGggcttttaatattttatttacaAATGACTAATCAGCACAATTTATTTTAGCAGATTACGTAATTCAATTTTTCATATATAGTAGAAAATGATCATAAACAGCTCGTATATTTATATTAAATACGGTATATACAGATGAATGAGCCATGTAATAATAGTAGAGATACGTAACTCATTAAATTTTGATTTTGGCCTTCATTTCTTTAATTTCCCTCTTGCTGATGTTAATTTTATCTCCTAGTTTCGTGTATAGaccaaaaaagggaagaaaaaaaattaccttGTCAATTCTTGTGCTACAAGATGTTGTTTTCTCAACAAACAGTACTTCCATTAGTTTTGGTGTTTGTTTTCATTTACTATTGTCTTGGTGTCGACTCTAGAGCTGTTCGAGGTCACAAAAACTTCGATTGTGGCTCCCCCAAAGATGTAAAAACCATTGTTGTTGATCCATGGGGCCATGGAGACTATATTAAGATTCAAGATGCTGTTAATTCGATCCCGTCGCCAAATACTCAATGGATTGCAATCAATCTTACTCCTGGAGTTTACAGGTATAATGATTTTAGTCAAACTCTTATGTTCATGCTTTGACTTATATAAATTCGCTTATGTATATTCTGCGTATGGAAACACGATAGGGAAAAGGTGAACATTACCACGGGAAAAAACTGCATTCTGCTTCAAGGAAATGACAGAGATAAGACTTCAATTGAATGGAACAGTTACGTGAACGAGGGAGGAAATCCCTTCGAAAGTGCTACTTTCACTTCCGCAGTTCAGCATCTTGTGGTGAAAAATATAACCTTTAAGGTATGTATTACAGTATACAACAAGACTGTCTCTGGCTGCATTTTGTTGAGATGACATATTGGTTATACTATTTGCATTACTTCTGTGACGAAACAGAATACATATAATTTGGAGGTAGAAGGAAGAAAGGTAAATAAGGCTGTAGCAGCATCGATATTTGGAGATAAATCTTCATTTTACGATTGTGGTTTCATTGGACTTCAAGATACACTTGCTGATGTATCAGGCCGCCATTATTTCCATAACTGCCACATTGAAGGGGCTATGGATTTCATCTGGGGCAATGGACAGTCCATCTATGAGGTAGCTACACGAGGTTGCTATCGACCATTGTTACTTTTTATTATTAGCATATCATTTGGTATTTCCCTTAATGATATATGATCTTTTCTTTTGATTGATTTCAAATCAAGTATTGCGAGATAACGGTGCGAACATATCCCCATCCACGCTATCGTGTCACAAGTGTTATAACAGCACAAGGGAGGGAAAGTGAGGAACAAACGACTGGCTTTGTTTtcaagtttggaaaactcaatggCATAGGAAATCCTACTACCTTTCTCGGAAGAGCTTGGCGAACTTGCTCAACTGTTCTTTTCAAGAACATGACCTTTTCTGATCATGGTCAATTAGTCGAAGTGTTGCCTATAGGATGGGATCATTGGGAGAAAAACGTGTAAGTTCAGACATTTTTCTTGCTATTAGGGGTGCatgttaagaaaaaaataaaaataatgtatcGAATTTTAGGATTTTGTCATTTTGAATATTGTTTGATTTGTAATTTGTAGAAGACGAATTGTGTATGCCGAAGCTGACAACACTGGATTAGGATCCGAACTAGATGACAGAGCAAGCTGGGAGAGGATTGGGAAAAAGAGTCTTACTGCTGAGCAGTGGCATTATTACACCGACATGTCTTTCATCGACCACGAAGGATGGCTGAAGCAACAACCCTAGCCAAAATACATGTTGTAATTTTCGTCAAAAAACAACGGGCTACATGTGTGTGCCTTTCGTGATCAATTTATAAGTTTACTGCTCCATGCATAAAATAAATCGCATTGTTAAAAAAACTGTTACATGTGGCATATTAAGAATTTTAACCTAACGCcttatgaaagaaaaaaaaagagatctgACGATTATCCATCGTACAATAATACTAGTTAATTTACCGCATTACATTTAGTGCGAACAACACCTTGATGACCAGTTAAAACGTTAGCAGAAGTGAGTTTCAAGAATGCGGCTGTGAACTCCTTAAAGAACTCGTTTTGATTTTGTGCAAACCTTTCCACGATAGGAGCTGTTCGTGGATCCGTAGACATATCTGAATCGATCTTGAGTAGCCCTCGGCCTCTACTCGTGTCTTTGTAGTACTGGTTATCAAACTTAGTTATCGTAACATCATTCCCCACGGTACCACTGTTTGAGATTGAAGCTCCAAATGCACAGCGTAGAGCTAGCAGCGTTTCAAACGGGGTTCGATTTGCACCGATTATCTGTCTGCTGAAACGGTCCATAATGTTAACACAGTGAGAGACTCCAAGAGTATGAGAACCTGAAAAATGTGAAACAACTTTCATCATCTGAATGATGCAAATAATTTCTATGTCACACAAAATCAGAACGTGCATGTTCTGATAAAGACTCGaaaaacttcagaatgttttaccTAAAATGGCAACGGATTCTTCGACCGTCATTCCTCTTTTAGTGAAAATGCTTAACATTTCACCAACTCCGGTATTTGCAGCAGGAAGAGAAGCATCCGCCAATGTATGATTACTGGTATTGGAGTCCTTCCTTCCTAATAGAACCTTCATTTTTGGTCCACCAGACATAGCCACCGCATCTCGAGCTGCTAATACCAAAATATCGGAACAAGAGACTGTTCCAGGGCAAACTGAGTCCACCGCTGTTTTTATTATCCCTATGGTTTCTCTGTTACGGATTGCAAAATTCTTACTTGAACTCATCTCTGAGGTATCAGAATCGAGAAGAAGGGATGCATCACAACCCTGAAAATCAAGTACGATAAATAAAATTAACGATAACTTCCtttcgagagagagagagagagagagagagagagagagagagagagacctgaACTTGGCAATCATGGAACAAGAGTCTCAAAAGAGCAGCAGATGAAGCAGGATCCGAGAGTAATATGGGAGTAAGTTTATCCGTAACAATGCTTTCAACTTGAGGACACGATGTCTCATAATACTGATAAGAGAGTAGTCCAGCAACAGTACTACTACTACTCATCACTCCAACATCACCAACAATACTGATTATTACTAAACAACTAATAATTATCAACCAAATCCTTGTACAAGCTAAAATCACTGGTTCCATCTTTGTTCTCATTCTATAGTACTGCTTAGTTTATTATGAAGTACAGTATAAAACTAGTGAAGCTCTTATAAAGACCCAACACTTATTAAATACATAAACTTATGATGGCTTTCCAATCCTTCCTACCTCTCTTACCAATGTCCCATTCCTATTGTTTAAAAAATTTAGTATATTTATTTACACCTTATCGGCTGTCAATGAGATAGACAACATGAAACCTCTACATATGAAAACTGAATCTCTTCCAGTGCAATGACCCACTGTACTTGATTTCCTTTCCTATGTATGTTCTTGAACATAGAGCGAGACACCACAAACATACACTTACCGAACCCGGATAAGTGGTGAGGTCTGTTTCACTTTCATCATCTCCACATGCAATAACCAGATTAACACTTACTTGTATGAAACTGACTTGCAACTACTCTTTTGCAAATCATTTAATAATGTAATTTGCAAAGGATGAATTTCCACTTTGTCATCATCGATGTATTATTGTTGAGTTTTTGCAATTATAGCACGTGTTGTTTGCAGCGGATCTTGAAGATTAACAGTCCAAAACAACCCCTTGACTAGTAAATTGCACAACAAACAGTGGACACCCTTCCAGCCTTTTCCACGTACGAATGTGGTAACTTAGTTAAATATAATAAAACTTAGCCATGTCAAAAAAGAACACACACACACATAGGAATGTGGTTTGACTCAAGTTTTTTAAGCATTGTAATTGCATGCATGACTCAGACCAAGAATCTCTGTAACTATCTTAAGAAAATGCTAGACCACAAAAAAGTTCAATTGAACAAGTCCAACACGGCCTAAAACTAGAAAAGACATCTTAACTAATCTTTAAAGGGGTGACGTTCAATTTTaacttccaaaaccgaaaatgacTAAATATTGTGAACCAAGAACAACAACTAATGCTTCCACAACCATGAACCTCATAACATCCTACCTtccctcttcttctacttcttctaatAATTCTTCTGTTTCGATTCACCGATTCTTGGACGGTGGCATCGTAACAAATAAAAATGCCGTCCTCTTCATCATTTACCGTAGTAATATTCGTCGCTGTTGCGGCATTTGCTTGTATATCCAATAATGTTGTCAATGCATTAACAGCACAACATGTCATTGACTCTCCGCTATTGACAGAGAAGATTGGCACCAATCGAACCATTAAAGTCGATATTAATGGTAAAGGAGATTTTACATCTGTTCAAGCTGCTATTGATTCAGTTCCAGCTGGAAATTCTCAATGGATCATCATTCATGTTAGGAAAGGACTGTACAGGTAATGCACGAGTCTCTTTGTATTTACGTTCTTAGTAGCTCACCACAGTTTCGGCATGTAATTTCAGTGCAAAATGTATCCATTTACATCCACTGTCATATCATATACAATGTGATtcgaatcctttgatgtgaataatGCAGAGAAAAAGTGCATATACCAGAAAACAAGCCATACATATTCTTGAGAGGAAATGGAAAGGGAAGATCACACATTATGTGGAACGAAAGCGCTACTGATAACCTAGAATCTGCAACTCTCAGGGTTGAAGCTAACAACTTCATTGCTTTCGGTATTAGTTTCAAGGTCTCTTCTTGTACCCCGGCCACGCTCATTTATTCattgttctctttttttttttgttcgtttGCCGATGATTAACTTGGTTAAATACGTCTTGTAAATAGAATGAGGCGGCTATTGGAATGCCCTTCACTTCTACAAATCAATCAGTGGCTGCATTGGTGGGTGCCGATAAAGTTGCATTCTATCACTGTGGATTCTACAGCGCTCACAATACCCTATTCGATTACAAAGGCAGGCACTACTATGACAATTGTTACATACAGGGCACAATAGACTTCATCTTTGGTCGCGGTCAATCAATCTTTCACGTAAGTTTCTCGGGTCTTGTGCCCCATTTTAATGGATATTTGTTGACGTTTTCGTGAGCTGATTGTAACCATTGTTTAATGTATGGATATAATGCAGAGCTGTGAAATCTTTGTGGTTGGCGATAAAAGAGTAGAAATTCATGGGTCAATCACAGCACAAAACAAGCAAACACAAGAGGAAGACAGTGGTTTTGTGTTTCTCAAAGGAAAGGTTTATGGCATTGGTAGTAGCTACTTGGGTAGGGCTAGGGGTGCCTATTCTAGGGTTGTTTTTGCCAAAACATACCTATCTAGGGCCATTGTCCCTGAGGGTTGGACCAACTGGAGCTACGTCGGACCAACTAAGTAAGTATATTTCCCTTTGTTGTGCTCGTACAGTTCGTCAAACGTCATGAGGCAAGCAACAGGGATTATTCGTATAAATCGATCTTATTGATTGATGATGAACTTGCAGGGATTTATTCCAAGCGGAATACGACACTCATGGACCAGGAGCAGAACAAGAAGGAAGAGCAGCATGGTCTAAGCAGTTGACGGAGAAAGAAGCTGCACCATTCATGTCTATTGATTTCATTAGTGGCAAAGAATGGTTGCCTGTTTATAACGAAGATTAATTTACATTTCTTTTATATAATACAATACGTTAACAACCCTGTAATTCGGTTTTAATTCCATGCATCGATCTAATTCTGTAATATGCATTGGTTTTGGTTAAGTAATGTTGTATCATATATATCACAGATTTACCCAATATAATTGCCAGCAACTGATTATATTGAACAGCTCGCTTATAAGATCgatgtttgttttttccactacCTCTACATATATATAGAGGCTAAACCTCTACCAAGTAGAGGAAATGAAATAGCACCTGGTTGGTGCTATCTTTGAAGCTAACCTCTATCTTATGGTTTAATGTTTATGTTACCCTTAATCAAATTTAATAATTACAATTATAATCCTTCAACAaactaaaaaaaatctatttcGTAGTTACTTCCTCTTCAAAAAGAGATGCAAAAGATCCAACATcgctaataggggtaccaaattAAATGGGAGAGTACCAAaattataataagacaaaacagattttcatataggacaaaacaaTTTTTGCCTTGGCTTGGTACACTCCCACTAAACCTGACACCCCCATTAGCAGATCAAAGATATACATCAAATGTTCTTGTTATACTGTGAAATTGAACCCAAAAATGGGACCCCTGATTATCTTTTGGGGACAGGGTTCACTCATTGTGTGTGTGACTGTTCTTATGTGGTTCAATATCGCCGTCCATATAGAACTACTGTTATATATACACAAACTTGATCAGAAGAAAGTGACAACtcattaaagtttttttttttttttttttgaaggtaatCATCCTTTTATTTATATAAAGGTCTAAACATTGATTACAATTCTAGGAAACATAACTCCTATTTTGTCTAAGAACACAATTGGTTGTAGAAAGTTTGGGCAAGTGTATTCCCAACTAGTTGTTGTTGCCGGTGTTGTTTGGTGTGATTGGTCTTCAATTG
This DNA window, taken from Papaver somniferum cultivar HN1 chromosome 3, ASM357369v1, whole genome shotgun sequence, encodes the following:
- the LOC113358093 gene encoding probable pectinesterase 55 gives rise to the protein MLFSQQTVLPLVLVFVFIYYCLGVDSRAVRGHKNFDCGSPKDVKTIVVDPWGHGDYIKIQDAVNSIPSPNTQWIAINLTPGVYREKVNITTGKNCILLQGNDRDKTSIEWNSYVNEGGNPFESATFTSAVQHLVVKNITFKNTYNLEVEGRKVNKAVAASIFGDKSSFYDCGFIGLQDTLADVSGRHYFHNCHIEGAMDFIWGNGQSIYEYCEITVRTYPHPRYRVTSVITAQGRESEEQTTGFVFKFGKLNGIGNPTTFLGRAWRTCSTVLFKNMTFSDHGQLVEVLPIGWDHWEKNVRRIVYAEADNTGLGSELDDRASWERIGKKSLTAEQWHYYTDMSFIDHEGWLKQQP
- the LOC113358095 gene encoding peroxidase 29-like, whose protein sequence is MRTKMEPVILACTRIWLIIISCLVIISIVGDVGVMSSSSTVAGLLSYQYYETSCPQVESIVTDKLTPILLSDPASSAALLRLLFHDCQVQGCDASLLLDSDTSEMSSSKNFAIRNRETIGIIKTAVDSVCPGTVSCSDILVLAARDAVAMSGGPKMKVLLGRKDSNTSNHTLADASLPAANTGVGEMLSIFTKRGMTVEESVAILGSHTLGVSHCVNIMDRFSRQIIGANRTPFETLLALRCAFGASISNSGTVGNDVTITKFDNQYYKDTSRGRGLLKIDSDMSTDPRTAPIVERFAQNQNEFFKEFTAAFLKLTSANVLTGHQGVVRTKCNAVN
- the LOC113358094 gene encoding probable pectinesterase 67, with the protein product MPSSSSFTVVIFVAVAAFACISNNVVNALTAQHVIDSPLLTEKIGTNRTIKVDINGKGDFTSVQAAIDSVPAGNSQWIIIHVRKGLYREKVHIPENKPYIFLRGNGKGRSHIMWNESATDNLESATLRVEANNFIAFGISFKNEAAIGMPFTSTNQSVAALVGADKVAFYHCGFYSAHNTLFDYKGRHYYDNCYIQGTIDFIFGRGQSIFHSCEIFVVGDKRVEIHGSITAQNKQTQEEDSGFVFLKGKVYGIGSSYLGRARGAYSRVVFAKTYLSRAIVPEGWTNWSYVGPTKDLFQAEYDTHGPGAEQEGRAAWSKQLTEKEAAPFMSIDFISGKEWLPVYNED